ttttatataaaacatgtaaatgttagctataataaCAGTTACTTGccatttattatcattaattattattagtattgtAGTATTCATAGAGTGCTTATTGTGTGCCATGTACTATCttaaaactttataattattaactcatttgaacaTCATAATGACCCTTGAAGGTACATGCTATTATTCTAATTATATAGAAGAGGAACTGAAAATTATGGAAACCTTCAGACtacagcacttaataaatgttttgttagGTTAAATTGAATAagtacacacacatgtacattgAACCTTCCAACAACTCATCTTCACCCTAGCTTCCCCAGCAGCTTGGCTGATGGGCTGTTGTTTTCTGTCTGGCAGAGTTCCTCTATACATTTGCAATCAGAATCCCTCATCTGTGTGTAAGTGAAGATGTCAACAATTCATCTCTCTccagacaaaaagagaaagttttCTGATTTACTTGGCAAAAGGAaaggttttttcccttctttgcttGGGGAATTCAATTTGGTCTAAAGTCTGGATACCACTGCCTCAATCAGCAAGAATTAGTTATTTCTATCCTCTGTTCAACTATGATACAAAAAAGAAGGTGATAGGAAGAGGAAATAGTCCCTCAAGGGAAAAGAGTATTGTGGGCAACCAGAGACAGTGAtgtatgtctttaaaaaaaataattgttagaATTTATGTAGTATCTTAAAGTTTACAAGAGAAGCACTTACTCTATGAGATGTCCTATTAAtatccccgttttacagatgggagaaacagactgagagacattaagtgacctgcctagtGTCAAACAACTACTAAGGATTGAAATAGGAATTGAACCCAGGTCTTGGTCTTATACTGGAGTCTCCACACTTTTGGAGACCTTATATGAGAAGAATGGTGTGGAAAGGATGATGGTCTGAATTGCAGGTTCCAGAAACTATCTGTGACTAGGGGCTACCTGTTGCTAGAGCAGAAAGGAGATTCTACTGGCTTAAATCATTATTTCTTAAGGTGGGAAAGGGGATCTTTAATTGGGATCTTGTTACTGGGAGAGACAGCCTTCAATCAGGGAAAGtgtatccaaaaaataaaaataggacttTTATAATCCTATTTGCTCAGTGACCCTGTGTTCATCTCCAAGACTAACAACTTTTTCTAAAATACTTCTTTCTCTCCAGCATCAACACAAATATATATCTGTCTGCAAATAGTCAGTGCTTGAGCTCATAGGCAGATTTTCATTTTAGTATAATCTGATAAAGTTGGCCCACTCATTTCAGAGTAGCTCAAATAGTCTCATTGCCCATGGAAATAGAATTGGATGATCAGTTTTCTATATTATCTTCTAAATTGATTGTTTAATTATGTCACAAAAAGCAATTATCTTTCTCCTTGACCATAGTCCTCCCTTTATTTTCACCTTCACCCCTAATCCAATCAGGATCCAGCCATGAAGACTGGGGTCCCTGGGAATTTCTCTGCTGTGACAGAATTTATTCTCCTAGGATTTAGAGTTACCCCACAGCTCCAGAATATCCTCTTCTTGGTCTTCTTGCTCATCTATATGGTCATACTTGTGGGGAACATCGGAATGACAATTATCATAAAGATAGACTCACGACTACATACTCCAATGTATTTCTTCCTTAGAAACTTGTCCTATTTAGACCTCTGCTACTCAACTGTCATTGCCCCCAAAACTTTGACAAATTTCTTATCTACAAGAAAGACAATTTCTTACAATGCCTGTGCCactcagtttttcttctttgctctttttGTCACAACTGAAGGATTTCTCCTGGCTGTGATGGCCTATGACCGCTTTACTGCCATCTGCTCCCCTCTCCTCTATCCTGTACGTATGTCCCAGCATGTGTGTATCCAACTGGTGGCTGGTTCCTACTTTTGTGGGTGCATCAATTCCATGGTTCAAACTGGCTTCACCTTCAGCTTACAGTTTTGTGGGGAGAACAGAATCGATCACTTCTTCTGTGATGTTTCAGCCCTGATCAAGATCTCCTGTGTAGACACCTTCACAAATGAAATAGTGCTATTTATACTTTCTGCAACTATCATTATAACTACCAGCCTGGTGATCCTGGTCTCCTATTCTTACATTCTCACCACTGTCCTAAAGATCCCTTCCACTCAGGGCAGGCGTAAAACCTTCTCCACCTGTGGATCTCACATTGCTGTGGTGAGTTTGTTCTATGGTACAGTATTCTTCATGTATGCACAGCCTGGGGCCCTCTCTTCTCCAGAGAAAAGCAAGATTGTAGCTGTATTCTACACACTTGTGATCCCCATGTTCAACCCTCTGATCTACAGCCTGAGGAATAGGGAAGTGAAAGAATCATTGAAAAGAATTGTGAGTAAGAAAAGGTCCTCTCACTGAAGTCCACAAACAGGAAATGATGGAAAAGATGGTTTTATAGAAATTTGAATTTGTGCAGATATAGGAACAAAGTGACATATTGAAAAAGAAGCGATATAAACTCAGGTATTTGTCTTTATCCATTTACTCACCTTctcttatttatatatgtatttctttcttatatctatctacctacttacatctatttatttatttctagtcattctttttgtatatgatcCAGACTTctgatttcactggcatagggAATTATCTTCTTCATGTGTAATAACAACTTTTGAGTAATTTATACTCTTAAAGAGTTGCCtggggtgtgtatgtgtttgtggaTGTGCGGGGGAGGGCataaagagtttaaatgacttgttcacagTTATATTGCTAGTATAACACATGAACAAGAATTGAAtccaaggttttctgactctaCTAATTGACTTTCTAATCCATGATACCAGGATGCCTCTCATTCTTGTTTTTATGTAAAATgttatatgtatgttattttattgtttttccacTAGGATTCACTGAAAGAGACCATTATGCTAATATTAAAAGTAGTTTTGATACTAAAGTGGtgattttattttgcatatcCTGATGAGTTTATGGAGAGCAGATGTGTGGTTCAAGTATAAAGccataagttctttgagggcagggattgttttattttaaactttcaatttctttgttgCCTAGAGTTTTTATCATTAGTAGTtgtgaaataaatttttgttggatagatggatgaatagataaagAAATCTATAATTTGTGTCATAAATACCAATAACATGGAGTCCTGTCCCCTTATTTTCTAGGTGAGGAATCTGAGCATCATCATTTTAAAACTGGGAGGGAACTGAGGGGCTATCTAATCCAAACACTTTGTAAAGGGAGGTTCAAGGTAGTTAAATGATTCACCCAAGATTATACTAATGGAAAAGCTAGGACTAGGACTCTGCCTTCCGATCTACTGCAATTTTTATAGGATGCTACTTAACCGGGTAAAGTGTTGAAGTAAATTATGATAgaagggaacaagtatttattaagtgcctactgtgtgctaggaaATGTGCAAACTGCT
The Sminthopsis crassicaudata isolate SCR6 chromosome 4, ASM4859323v1, whole genome shotgun sequence genome window above contains:
- the LOC141541268 gene encoding olfactory receptor OR9H1-like, whose translation is MKTGVPGNFSAVTEFILLGFRVTPQLQNILFLVFLLIYMVILVGNIGMTIIIKIDSRLHTPMYFFLRNLSYLDLCYSTVIAPKTLTNFLSTRKTISYNACATQFFFFALFVTTEGFLLAVMAYDRFTAICSPLLYPVRMSQHVCIQLVAGSYFCGCINSMVQTGFTFSLQFCGENRIDHFFCDVSALIKISCVDTFTNEIVLFILSATIIITTSLVILVSYSYILTTVLKIPSTQGRRKTFSTCGSHIAVVSLFYGTVFFMYAQPGALSSPEKSKIVAVFYTLVIPMFNPLIYSLRNREVKESLKRIVSKKRSSH